In the Lytechinus variegatus isolate NC3 chromosome 17, Lvar_3.0, whole genome shotgun sequence genome, AAGTCAATGGCCACTATCAACTCGACCTGCCATGGAAGCATGAGCAGCCAAATCTTCCCAACAACCGTCGTCTAGCAGAGGTGAGATTGCGTTATCTCAAGAAGAAACTAACAAAGGATGACCTGCTGCTCCAAATGTACAAAGACACAATGCAAGGCTATTTAGATAAGGGGCATGCCAGGGAAGTTCCTGCTGCAGAAACCATGAAACAGGCCTGCACAGGAGAGGTACAATCAAGCAAGAGATGGTACTTGCCTCACCACCCGGTCTTACATCCAcataaaccaaataaggtacgCGTAGTATTCGACTGCGCCGCGAAATATCAGGGCATCTCGCTCAACAGTCAACTACTACAGGGCCCGGACTTCACCAATAGCCTTGTTGGCGTGTTGACCAGGTTTCGCCAAGGGAAAATTGCCCTTGTAGCTGACATAGAAGGGATGTTCCATCAGGTCAAGGTTACACCACAGGACTGTGATGCACTCAGGTTTCTATGGTGGCCAAATGGGGACCTGCAAAGAGAACCAAAGGAATACCAGATGTTAGTACATCTATTTGGTGCAACGTCATCGCCAAGTTGCGCAGGGTATGCCCTACGCAAAACAGCCGAGGACAGTCAATTAAACCAAGATGATGAAGCTTTCAGAACAGTCACTGAAAACTTTTACGTTGACGATTGTCTGAAGGCTGTTGAGACTCAAGAAGAAGCGGTAACTCTTGCCCATAAATTGCGCTGCCTCCTTCAGAGTGGAGGATTCAGACTGACGAAGTGGATAAGCAATGACCCTGTCGTATTGAAGACTATCCCAGAGTCTGAAAGAGCCAAGTCAGTACTCGACCTTGGGCTCAATGACCTTCCAACTGAGCGGACTCTGGGAATTCTATGGAATGTCAAGACGGATATGTTTGAGTTTAAGGTAGCAGTCAAGGAGAAGCCCCTAACTCGGAGAGGAATATTGTCGGTGACGAGTTCTCTGTATGATCCGTTAGGATTTGTCTCACCATTCGTTCTCACAGCAAAGATCCTGCTGCAAGACACTTGTGCTCAAGGTCTTGGATGGGACGAGCCAGTTGGTGGGGCTGAGGAATCAAGATGGAGGCAGTGGTTGGAAGAGTTGCCTCAGCTTTCTGACATCTCCATCAACAGATGCTTGAAATCAAAGTCTGATAAGGATATCAGGATCTATGAACTCCATGTCTTCTGTGATGCCTCTCAACGAGGGTACGCAGCAGTGACTTATCTGCGGACAATAGACACAGCCGGCAATATTCATTGCAGCTTTGTCTTCGGCAAGACCAGGCTTTGTCCTTTGAAGGTTATGACTATCCCAAGGCTAGAACTCTCAGCAGCAGTACTAGCATGTTCGATAAGTGAGACAGTGAAAAGAGAACTCAGGCTGCCTGTCACATCAACTACTTTCTGGACGGACTCCACCTCAGTCCTCCAGTATTTGAGGAATGAGAGCAGGAGATTCCACACCTTTGTGGCTAATAGAATCTCAAAGATTCAAGACGTGTCAGATCCCTCGCAGTGGAGACATGTGGATACCAAGTCTAATCCTGCGGATGATGGATCGAGAGGAGTCCCAGTCAGACAGTTGGGTCGTTGGATCAAAGGGCCAGAATTCCTGTTGAACGAAAGAGACACGTGGCCAGTGAACCCAGTTGTGTCACAGGGTAACATTGAAGAACTCAAGGTTGACCCAGAGGTAAAGAAATCACAGGTATATGTGACGATGGCCAGCAGTAGTTTGGATGAGCTCATGAAAAGATTCTCTACCTGGACTCGCTTGAAACGAGCAGTAGCTTGGATTTTGAGATTTAAGAATTATATAAAGTCAAAGGTGACTGGCGATATCATCTCCAGAGGAGACTTGACGGTTGACGAGCTGGAAAGTGCAGAGAGGGAAGTGATTTGTCGATTACAGAGACAATCATTCCCCTCAGAATTCCTTACTGGGGCCGGAGAGAGGATGGTTTCTCTCGATAAGCTGGATCCCATCTTAGTAGATGGACTCCTACGAGTGGGAGGGCGACTGGATAGAGCACCTGTAGAGAATAGTTTGAAATATCCATTAATCTTACCGAGTCATCATCATGTCACTGAGCTGATAGTCGTAGACCATCATCAGAAGGTCGGGCACAGTGGAATGGGCATGACATGGGCATCCCTGAGAGAGCGTTATTGGATAATTAAGGGTGGTGCTACTGTTCGGCGTATCATTGGTAATTGCTTTAAGTGTAAGCGTCGCAATGCCTCAAGAGGTCAGCAGTTTATGGCTGATCTGCCCGAAGTGAGAGTAACGCCAGGTGAGCCCCCTTTCACCAACACTGGTGTAGACTTTTTCGGGCCATTTCTTACCAAACATGGTCGTAGTATGCAGAAAAGGTATGGATGTGTGTTCACCTGCCTTGTGACGCGAGCAGTACATTTGGAAATGGCATCCAGCTTGGACACCGACTCATTCATTAACACCCTACGTCGTTTCATTAACCGTCGAGGTCAACCCAAAGTCATGCTAAGCGACAATGGGACAAACTTTAAGGGTGGCAATAAGGAGCTCAATGAAGCTCTTGCTAGTATGGACCGTGTCAAGGCCAACAAATATTTGACTATCAGGGGCATCAAATGGCACTTCAACCCCCCAAGTGCGAGCCATATGGGTGGCGTGTGGGAGAGGGTTATCAGGTCAGTAAGGAGAATCTTGACAAGTCTCCTACAGCAACAGACACTGACCGATGAAGCATTGATGACTCTTTTCAGTGAAGTAGAGGCCATACTAAATGCCAGACCACTGGTAAACCTGAGCATGGATGCCAGAGATGATGAACCCTTGACACCAAATCACCTTCTTTTGCTCAGGAAGAGTCCGAGCTTACCTCCAGGGATCTTCAAAAAGGAAGATTGTCTGCTCAGAAGAAAATGGAGACAGGTTCAATACCTAGCGGATCGCTTCTGGTCAAGATGGGTCAGGGAATACTTACCATTACTGCAGGAGCGACAGAAGTGGGTAAAGCCTCGAAGGAACTTTGAGACTGATGACTTAGTCCTTGTTGTGAATGAAGATATGCCTAGAGGTCGGTGGCCTATTGGCCGGGTAGTTGCAACACACCCAGACAAGCGTGGCCTTGTAAGGCAAATTGAGGTTAAAGTTGGGTCGAAATACTATAAAAGGCCGATATCAAAGCTATGCCTTCTCGAAGCATCAAAGTAGGATTGCAACATTCTAGAAGTGGTTCTTTCGCACCCCTTGAGATGTGTCTGAAGCACATAACGACATTCCCATAGTTCGATTCTTATAGATTTCTGTCTGTGCTTTGTTATAACATAAAGTTATGAACGTCTGTTCCTAAATATATGGGGCTATAACAATGTCTCAAATTAACATGTGCATGGATGCAACTAGAAATACAGCGCATGCTATGTATGGCATGCATCACCTTAACTATTTCCCGCTCTGACGCGATTGACACCTGCACTATAGCTTGCTTCAGTCGATTCTTGCTGACACTCCACACGTACAGACATAGCCATTGTATTTAGCTTATTATAAACTTAAATTTGTTGTGCGCGGTGCATTCTCGAAAAATGCTAAAGCTTAATTTAACGTGGCCAAATTACCATTAACTATGGTGCCCTTTGAATAAAAAGCACCCTTGGCATACAAGATACATAGAACTAGGTTATATAGTgttaatttgatttctttctatATAGGAagacaaaatgtgaaatttgtaCAAATTTACATGGAACTTGTCAAAATATTGTCTAAATGGTATTAACCGTAGATGTATACCTGTATTTGTGTTCTTTTATTAAGTATTCATGTTTTCATgcatattgaattttaattgaCATTTTGCTTTCGTATATTTCCTTCATCACTCTCTGTATCCCGCCTTGCCATTCTTTCTCCCACTCTCCCTCTCCTCTTTCTCACTGACATTATttttatctatctctctctcccctgCATGCTTATGAAATACCTATTTTCTATCGCTTATGCCACTAGATATTCGCTAAAAGTGTACATGGGTTTGTTGCTGTTATTAATGTTTTAGTTTATTTGATTGTGTGTATGTAAAGACATAGTTCGAACGAAATGTTGGCAGATTCCAGTGACATTCTACTGGATTCCATTCGTACAAATTAACTAATGATACAAGTTATCTTTAAAGCATCGAGTCGAATAAAATTATGATGGAAGAAATGATGTAAATGTGATATATTAATGTTACAATATTGTCACCTTTGTATATATCTACAGTATATTGCGCCGTGTATTGAATTTCCTGGTCTGTCGCATTCTCATATTCATTCTCTCTCGATGTATCCCCCTTTTTAAAGCAATACATTAGACGTAAGCTGTTCCTTAGTTTTAATTGTACTTTCATTTTACTTATGGAATATAACATAGCTTTATATCAATATTTCACATTGCATAATATTCTAGTAAATTTGTATGTTAATGTTATTATTCTATACACGTAACTTGTTCTAGGCCGCTATAAGAAGAATCATCCACCTGTAGTCTGATGATTGGGGCCGGTGATGTAGCGGCGTTAAATGAGCACATCAATGCTACCACATATAACTCATGTTTCCCTTAAACTCCATATCTCCCAGTATGTCCAGTAATGTAAACACAAATTCACATTCCACTCCTAACCTTTGCTGACCCCTGCGAGGACATTATTTGACCGAAGGGAACATGAACAGACCCATTGCTAGTTATGATATCATTTCACCAAGGAGCTTCATGTAGATCACAGTGTTATAGTTGTTATGCTAGAGGGGAAAACAGTTGGTGAGTAAGAcacttcattattttattgtcattttcttacataaatgtttgaataaatgTAGTTATAGTGAAACTGTAAGACTATATGTATTTATGTTAACTCCTGAAGCGAATATGAtgaagaattacatgtattgttattttGACGTATATCATATGAGTATATTCCTTATATCTACACTACAATGAACATTTAGAAATGATATAGACATTGATGAGATGAACATTGTTTTCTTTGTCATACAGTTAAACCACCATCGCTATCCAGCGGAATTAAAGGCATCATGCAAATTATGAAATGTTTCTGCTGTCAGGATTATTTAGATGTGTGCGTTTACAAGTTTCCATCAGTGTAGCGATAACGCAGCTAcattatcttttgtatttttcgcTGACgacacaaatattttttttctcataaaaatctTACTTccttatacaatattttaaatcaataaataaatatagtatCACAGTGGTTCAAAGCTGACAAATTATCTTTGAACACACAAAAAACTCATTACATATGTTTTAAACATCATTCTCATATTTCTAATACACAAATTCACTTACAGATTGACGGCAAGTCACTAGAACGGAAAACTTCATCTATATTTTAAGGGGTTATCATAGATGAAGCTTTATGTTGGAATGAGCATCTGCACCATATTGTAATGAGTATTTCGAGAAGCAATGGAATTATTTCTTggttaaaatttattttgcctCTTAAAACTTTATTCCTATTCCATAGTACTCCCGTATACAACCTATTGTAACGTTGTTTGGGTAAATTGTGGCTCTACAAAGCTGACCTCTTTACATTAtagattattttgtatatagcaaacaatataaatatttttgataatgtattgtgaacgcagaaataaaaataaaacaaacaaattattatttgtatcttcattattattattgttgttgttggtaTTATTACTATAATTTCCGAATAAACTGACTGTCCTGTTGACTCcgtataaatttgaaataagatAAGACTAATTCAGATTAGGGGGGAAGACTGCTACATGACAGAACCTATCACACAAAAACCTCGTGAAAAACATAGCTTGaccatgaattaaaaaatatgcccGAATCATTCTGCCATACCTGCCAGATGCTTTAAAACATCGTCCCCTATTTACGCTGCCTTGGGGAACCATATTTCAAGAGTGTCCATTATCTGTGTTTACGACAGCGTAATACTTGAGGGGATAATTTGTCGGCCTACTAATAAATTTTAAAcgtacttattcttaaacacgTTACCATGGTTATAAGAACA is a window encoding:
- the LOC121431209 gene encoding uncharacterized protein LOC121431209, which produces MSAELKQSCIGYQGNLARRYKELENLLVDNKNIEAVKVKTDQLHNVFQLYEAKFKEYIASINDEPSDTEDALQQFNSAKQNKEEFDERVMTWINAANLSTNPVVPEDDCRSLGSRRSSRSTHSSVSSNVSMRAKEARTRQIIAEQKLKQLAEKKALEEQRKKLDDRLAELDIKNERDNAAIEAEYWTQEAEEEVQRETDWMGQDVGRKPNISSIKGMGFTLPDIEAKNIGIQGVLEDNIPGLSPSSIYLSKERKVRHNEGKGNDVTANDVDYFQADPMNINHNAAQQLRDSMMLAINMPKPELVCFDGEPTKYWNFIHVFDVNVACRIKDERTKLMYLTQFCVGKAKEAIECCGLMNPKDGYKQARKILQKQFGQPHIITESLVRNVVNRPQVKPNDSNALSDLAREMRRCQITLEQMGNTADLNASDTLIKIHHILPTYLQYKWAEKADCLLAAQETPNFAHMIDMIERAAQISSNMYGRSIGKPGNDSSKPSQKGTTRNPPGRMVTSLATEGQSSQGEQMRKCPCCEGQHQLGTCPKFKDKPRRERLRLVREKRLCDNCFKPNHVARVCRSPPACTIEGCTWKHHSLLHFTKEEPQSDIPATDVNDLAATTEDPSGTNLSMVGSRRVCLRVLPVKVKANNRQVETWAILDNGSDVSLCDRSLAKELGLREKETQFALTTISHDNCTMKGSEVSFSVVGVEESDEIELNGVWTVDKLPISKESIPSQDDISKWAHLRGIALPQVEQGQVKLLIGGDAPEAFWIVEERRGKRKEPYAIRGLLGWTLMGPTDRVKDRRMSTFRTSIVPEEDNHLHEQVERFWKMESAGSLLETDVGESTDDKKARQMMENSIKKVNGHYQLDLPWKHEQPNLPNNRRLAEVRLRYLKKKLTKDDLLLQMYKDTMQGYLDKGHAREVPAAETMKQACTGEVQSSKRWYLPHHPVLHPHKPNKVRVVFDCAAKYQGISLNSQLLQGPDFTNSLVGVLTRFRQGKIALVADIEGMFHQVKVTPQDCDALRFLWWPNGDLQREPKEYQMLVHLFGATSSPSCAGYALRKTAEDSQLNQDDEAFRTVTENFYVDDCLKAVETQEEAVTLAHKLRCLLQSGGFRLTKWISNDPVVLKTIPESERAKSVLDLGLNDLPTERTLGILWNVKTDMFEFKVAVKEKPLTRRGILSVTSSLYDPLGFVSPFVLTAKILLQDTCAQGLGWDEPVGGAEESRWRQWLEELPQLSDISINRCLKSKSDKDIRIYELHVFCDASQRGYAAVTYLRTIDTAGNIHCSFVFGKTRLCPLKVMTIPRLELSAAVLACSISETVKRELRLPVTSTTFWTDSTSVLQYLRNESRRFHTFVANRISKIQDVSDPSQWRHVDTKSNPADDGSRGVPVRQLGRWIKGPEFLLNERDTWPVNPVVSQGNIEELKVDPEVKKSQVYVTMASSSLDELMKRFSTWTRLKRAVAWILRFKNYIKSKVTGDIISRGDLTVDELESAEREVICRLQRQSFPSEFLTGAGERMVSLDKLDPILVDGLLRVGGRLDRAPVENSLKYPLILPSHHHVTELIVVDHHQKVGHSGMGMTWASLRERYWIIKGGATVRRIIGNCFKCKRRNASRGQQFMADLPEVRVTPGEPPFTNTGVDFFGPFLTKHGRSMQKRYGCVFTCLVTRAVHLEMASSLDTDSFINTLRRFINRRGQPKVMLSDNGTNFKGGNKELNEALASMDRVKANKYLTIRGIKWHFNPPSASHMGGVWERVIRSVRRILTSLLQQQTLTDEALMTLFSEVEAILNARPLVNLSMDARDDEPLTPNHLLLLRKSPSLPPGIFKKEDCLLRRKWRQVQYLADRFWSRWVREYLPLLQERQKWVKPRRNFETDDLVLVVNEDMPRGRWPIGRVVATHPDKRGLVRQIEVKVGSKYYKRPISKLCLLEASK